A region of Kineosporia sp. NBRC 101731 DNA encodes the following proteins:
- a CDS encoding DUF1062 domain-containing protein, with product MSAGTMSPPIAATWEIRRTRLPLVRRRCPDCRSRTAQASGKFRVNASAKLLDVWLLLHCTGCERTSKVTVIERSATIAHHLLVRFENNDPDLIAQVLLDPATAHRNHFALDWGNSWEVVTDPDASWQHPGTFRVTFADPIPLRPARLIAAGLRISRNKAEELLDTRVIELSGELGTKIRSTFEFTTASVLSD from the coding sequence ATGAGCGCCGGGACGATGAGCCCGCCGATCGCGGCGACCTGGGAGATCCGCCGCACCCGGCTTCCCCTGGTCCGGCGGCGCTGCCCGGACTGCCGGAGCCGGACGGCGCAGGCCTCGGGCAAGTTCCGGGTCAACGCCAGCGCCAAGTTGCTGGACGTGTGGCTGCTGCTGCACTGCACCGGTTGCGAACGCACCTCGAAGGTGACCGTCATCGAACGGTCCGCCACGATCGCCCACCACCTGCTCGTCCGGTTCGAGAACAACGATCCCGACCTGATCGCGCAGGTGCTGCTCGACCCGGCGACCGCCCACCGGAACCACTTCGCCCTCGACTGGGGCAACTCGTGGGAGGTCGTCACCGATCCGGATGCCTCCTGGCAGCATCCCGGCACCTTCCGCGTCACGTTCGCCGACCCGATCCCGCTGCGTCCCGCCCGGCTGATCGCCGCGGGCCTGCGCATATCCCGGAACAAGGCTGAGGAACTGCTGGACACCCGGGTGATCGAGCTGTCCGGCGAGCTCGGTACCAAGATCCGCAGCACTTTCGAGTTCACCACGGCCTCGGTGCTGAGCGACTGA
- a CDS encoding BTAD domain-containing putative transcriptional regulator: MEVHLGNVLESFKGALQQRVLVMLLLETGRVVPVSRLVTAVWNEEPPDSAEHQVRKAVAKLRSRLPHGRDIIVTDGPGYRAVVDAEQLDLLRYQKLLRQARESLNGGESQQAVAQLREALALWRGPVLAGSGGHVVDAASTVLEEQRLSAAEQLYELRIASGEATEVTGELRALVDENPLRETLRHQLMLALYQSGQQAAALDEFARARGHLADELGIDPGSGLIDLHDRMLRQDPSLSRPERSEPRTRRPPRTPAVPDQTDEAPYTLPFDVPDFSGRTAELQWIHQAADRGPKTRPTVLALDGMGGGGKTALAVHAAHHLAQDYPDGSLFIDLHGFTAGQKPLSAFQAQGDLLAAAGIASDEILILPAGRAARWQSYMRGRRMLLVLDNASASEQVRALIPASSDTLVLVTSRSRLTGLDGVEWHSVGALAEPDSHQLLRSTLDPDRIAREPDAAAELLRLCGGLPLAVRIAAARLANRPHWTIQKLVERLRHHDRRLDELTSEGRGVAGALLLSYQAMPPEQQKVFRTLGFHPGRHLDIDEAAALLDVDSLTAENDLDELVDVRLLEATDSGLYRMHDLVRSFVQRVSQDEKADDDGLAVERLLDHYLIAAERSCDTLFPGRRTFGRREGSGRGTDDLDHKDTALQWLDQHRDSLLAAVDTAYDRGLLWHAARLPREVGFHSSIRGYDVLANAALEKGVSASRQLGDKSLTRLNLMNLAMGRWRLGELRDAVVRLEEAVDLALEMQDRHSEAECRARLGQACNSMGELERGLDLCQEANARAQELGFPRLEGSSLSTLSLIQVRLARYEEAEESAGRAVAIFDTLEEIQLSVDALSNLSQAVEGLGRFEEALVWADAALERCRRMSMPSVLPLVLARRADALTRLGKLDEAADTAGQALDKAAKSTGDIHRAVVHLAAGRVMYAQGDLDTARAQQLLAHEIACRMELRYDEACALWGLARTEQAQGDLETAEQHRLRADELFDLMKVSQNGR; this comes from the coding sequence TTGGAAGTCCACCTCGGCAACGTTCTGGAGTCCTTCAAGGGCGCACTGCAGCAGCGTGTTCTGGTGATGCTTCTCCTGGAGACCGGCCGGGTCGTGCCGGTCTCCCGGCTGGTGACGGCTGTCTGGAACGAGGAACCACCGGACAGCGCCGAGCACCAGGTGCGCAAGGCGGTGGCCAAGCTGCGCAGTCGGCTCCCGCACGGTCGCGACATCATCGTCACCGACGGCCCAGGGTACCGCGCCGTCGTCGACGCCGAGCAGCTCGACCTGCTGCGCTACCAGAAACTGCTGCGGCAGGCCCGGGAGTCGCTGAACGGCGGGGAGTCGCAGCAAGCCGTCGCGCAGTTGCGCGAGGCCCTGGCGCTGTGGCGAGGACCGGTGCTGGCCGGCTCCGGTGGTCATGTGGTCGATGCCGCCTCGACCGTTCTGGAGGAGCAGCGGCTCAGCGCCGCCGAGCAGTTGTACGAGTTACGCATCGCCTCGGGCGAGGCGACCGAGGTCACCGGCGAACTCCGCGCCCTGGTCGATGAGAATCCGCTGCGGGAGACCCTGCGCCACCAGCTGATGCTCGCGCTCTACCAGTCCGGGCAGCAGGCCGCCGCACTCGACGAGTTCGCCCGGGCCCGTGGCCATCTCGCGGACGAGCTGGGTATCGACCCGGGATCCGGGCTGATCGACCTGCACGATCGGATGCTGCGCCAGGATCCGTCCCTGAGCCGGCCGGAACGCTCCGAGCCCCGCACCCGCCGCCCGCCACGCACGCCTGCGGTGCCCGACCAGACCGACGAGGCGCCGTACACGTTGCCGTTCGACGTGCCCGATTTCTCAGGCCGTACCGCCGAACTGCAGTGGATCCACCAGGCGGCCGACCGCGGCCCGAAGACCAGGCCCACGGTCCTGGCGCTCGACGGTATGGGCGGCGGCGGTAAGACCGCCCTGGCGGTCCACGCCGCCCACCACCTGGCCCAGGACTACCCGGACGGCAGTCTCTTCATCGACCTGCACGGCTTCACCGCAGGTCAGAAGCCCCTCAGCGCATTCCAGGCGCAAGGCGACCTGCTCGCTGCGGCGGGTATCGCCAGCGACGAGATCCTCATCCTGCCGGCCGGCCGGGCCGCCCGCTGGCAGTCCTACATGCGAGGACGGCGCATGCTGCTCGTCCTCGACAACGCCTCGGCCTCCGAGCAGGTGCGGGCCCTGATCCCGGCCTCGTCGGACACGCTGGTCCTGGTCACCAGCCGTTCCCGGCTGACCGGACTGGACGGGGTCGAGTGGCATTCCGTGGGTGCTCTCGCGGAGCCGGACAGCCATCAGCTCCTGCGCAGCACCCTTGATCCCGATCGCATCGCGAGGGAACCGGACGCCGCCGCCGAACTGCTGCGCCTGTGTGGCGGGCTGCCCCTGGCGGTCCGGATCGCAGCGGCCCGGCTGGCCAACCGTCCGCACTGGACCATCCAGAAACTGGTCGAACGGTTGCGGCACCACGACCGGCGCCTGGACGAGCTCACCAGTGAGGGCCGAGGAGTCGCGGGCGCGCTGCTGCTGTCGTACCAGGCCATGCCGCCCGAGCAGCAGAAAGTCTTCCGCACCCTGGGATTCCACCCCGGACGGCACCTCGACATCGACGAGGCCGCCGCGCTGCTGGACGTGGACAGTCTCACGGCTGAGAACGACCTGGACGAACTGGTCGACGTGCGTCTGCTGGAGGCCACCGACTCCGGGCTCTACCGGATGCACGACCTGGTCCGCAGCTTCGTGCAGCGGGTCTCCCAGGACGAGAAGGCGGACGACGACGGGCTGGCGGTGGAACGCCTGCTGGACCACTACCTGATCGCGGCCGAACGCAGCTGCGACACCCTGTTTCCCGGACGGCGCACCTTCGGACGGCGCGAGGGAAGCGGCCGGGGCACCGACGATCTCGACCACAAGGACACCGCACTGCAGTGGCTGGACCAGCACCGCGACAGCCTGCTCGCCGCGGTGGACACCGCCTACGACCGGGGACTGCTGTGGCACGCCGCCCGGCTGCCGCGTGAGGTCGGTTTCCACTCCAGCATCCGCGGCTACGACGTGCTCGCGAACGCGGCCCTGGAGAAGGGGGTCAGCGCGTCGCGGCAGCTCGGGGACAAGTCCCTGACCCGGCTGAACCTGATGAATCTGGCCATGGGCCGGTGGCGGCTGGGTGAGCTGCGCGACGCGGTCGTGCGGCTGGAGGAGGCCGTCGACCTGGCCCTGGAGATGCAGGACCGGCACAGCGAGGCCGAGTGCCGGGCCCGGCTGGGACAGGCGTGCAACAGCATGGGCGAGCTGGAACGCGGGCTGGACCTGTGCCAGGAGGCCAACGCGCGGGCCCAGGAGCTCGGGTTCCCCCGGCTCGAGGGCTCGTCGCTGAGCACGCTGAGCCTGATCCAGGTGCGGTTGGCCCGCTACGAGGAGGCCGAGGAGTCCGCCGGGCGGGCGGTGGCCATCTTCGACACGCTCGAGGAGATCCAGCTCTCCGTCGACGCGTTGAGCAATCTCTCCCAGGCGGTCGAAGGGCTGGGCCGCTTCGAGGAGGCGCTGGTCTGGGCCGACGCGGCGCTGGAGCGGTGCCGGCGGATGAGCATGCCCTCCGTGCTGCCGCTCGTCCTCGCCCGCCGGGCCGACGCGCTGACCCGTCTGGGGAAGCTCGACGAGGCCGCGGACACAGCCGGCCAGGCCCTCGACAAGGCCGCCAAGAGCACCGGCGACATCCATCGGGCCGTCGTGCATCTCGCGGCCGGACGGGTGATGTATGCCCAGGGCGACCTCGACACGGCGCGGGCGCAGCAGCTCCTGGCGCACGAGATCGCCTGCCGGATGGAGTTGCGGTACGACGAGGCCTGCGCGCTGTGGGGTCTGGCCCGTACGGAACAGGCGCAGGGGGATCTGGAGACGGCCGAGCAGCACCGCCTCCGGGCCGATGAGCTCTTCGACCTCATGAAGGTGTCTCAGAACGGTAGATAA
- a CDS encoding response regulator transcription factor — MTIRVLICDLVPVIADGLKTLLEAVPDIDVVGTTPNGMEAIILVRTLQPDVVVTDLQLEAIPGLEVIRRLGSEENPPQVVVFTASDADQVVSDVLHAGASCLLGKDASAQELVTAIHAAAAGQTMLAPSIARRLVTWFREQPLPQEVVKFTEMTELTPREREVTKMVAQGMSTDEVARELIIGEATVRTHLYRVRTKLGVRDRAELVSLAYRTGLIHSAGRAHGNEREFAASRPRAS, encoded by the coding sequence ATGACTATTCGAGTGCTCATCTGTGATCTGGTACCCGTTATCGCGGACGGTCTCAAGACCCTCCTGGAGGCGGTGCCGGACATCGATGTGGTGGGAACGACGCCCAACGGCATGGAAGCCATCATTCTGGTGCGCACCCTGCAACCCGATGTCGTGGTCACCGATCTGCAGCTCGAGGCCATTCCCGGCCTCGAGGTGATCCGTCGGCTGGGTAGCGAGGAAAACCCGCCGCAGGTCGTCGTCTTCACCGCTTCCGACGCCGACCAGGTGGTGAGCGACGTGCTGCACGCCGGTGCGAGCTGCCTGCTCGGCAAGGACGCGAGTGCGCAGGAGCTGGTCACCGCGATCCACGCGGCGGCCGCCGGGCAGACCATGCTCGCCCCGAGCATCGCGCGCCGCCTGGTCACCTGGTTCCGCGAGCAGCCCCTCCCCCAGGAGGTCGTCAAGTTCACCGAGATGACCGAACTGACACCCCGGGAAAGGGAAGTGACCAAGATGGTGGCACAGGGGATGTCCACCGACGAGGTCGCCCGCGAGCTGATCATCGGTGAGGCCACCGTCCGGACCCACCTTTACCGGGTGCGCACCAAGCTCGGTGTCCGGGACCGGGCCGAGCTGGTCTCCCTGGCCTACCGGACCGGGCTCATCCACTCGGCCGGCCGGGCCCACGGGAACGAGCGGGAGTTCGCAGCGAGCAGACCCAGAGCGAGCTGA